One window of the Oligoflexia bacterium genome contains the following:
- a CDS encoding EamA family transporter has product MTRQRAILLLTLTALLWSLGGIFIKSIHWNPLAIAGIRSAVAACFLFACTKKFKFTWSKLQWSTAIAYVATVILFVSATKLTTAANAILLQYTAPIYVAIFSYWYLKETVTRFDWLTIVIVICGMTIFFVDNLSTENFLGNILAIASGISFAWLTLFLRRQKGISTTESIFLGNILTFLITLPFMFQAPLNATGWYLLIAMGIIQLALPYFLYAKAIIHVTALEAILVPVIEPVLNPIWVFLINGEEPSKAAFIGGTIVIGAVTANAIYKSKKKKS; this is encoded by the coding sequence ATGACACGCCAACGAGCCATTTTACTCTTAACATTGACAGCTTTACTTTGGAGTCTTGGCGGAATCTTTATAAAATCAATTCACTGGAACCCACTGGCAATCGCAGGCATTCGAAGTGCGGTTGCGGCATGTTTTCTTTTTGCATGTACGAAAAAATTTAAATTTACTTGGAGCAAATTACAATGGAGTACAGCGATCGCTTATGTAGCGACCGTTATTCTTTTTGTATCCGCTACAAAATTGACCACCGCTGCCAACGCTATTTTACTTCAATATACGGCACCCATCTATGTGGCCATTTTTAGTTATTGGTATCTTAAAGAAACCGTAACGCGTTTTGATTGGCTAACAATTGTAATCGTCATTTGCGGAATGACCATCTTTTTTGTGGATAACTTATCGACTGAGAATTTTTTAGGCAATATTTTAGCCATTGCTAGCGGAATCAGTTTTGCTTGGCTTACATTGTTTTTAAGAAGACAAAAGGGAATATCTACTACTGAATCAATTTTTCTAGGAAACATCCTGACATTTCTCATAACACTTCCTTTTATGTTTCAAGCACCACTTAATGCCACAGGCTGGTATTTACTTATCGCTATGGGGATCATCCAATTGGCATTACCCTATTTTTTATACGCAAAGGCTATTATTCACGTGACAGCTTTAGAAGCCATTTTGGTTCCAGTTATTGAACCGGTTTTAAATCCTATTTGGGTTTTTCTGATTAACGGAGAGGAACCTTCAAAAGCTGCATTTATTGGCGGGACAATTGTTATTGGAGCCGTAACAGCCAATGCGATTTATAAATCAAAAAAGAAAAAATCATAA
- a CDS encoding HIT domain-containing protein, translated as MSSTDKCGVCQKHQDLKSLPGGVIFENDALFIAHFPLLENQPNPYFGHIIIELKRHITRPSELNENEAKYLGIWIQKISAALENILNAEHVYIFRIGDKTPHLHFHIVPRYANTPKEVWGTGIYEWPMARRAQTRELIEISDGLRKFLCH; from the coding sequence ATGAGCTCGACCGATAAGTGTGGCGTCTGCCAAAAACATCAAGATCTTAAATCACTGCCCGGTGGAGTAATTTTTGAAAATGACGCGCTCTTTATCGCACATTTTCCATTACTCGAAAATCAACCAAACCCCTATTTTGGTCACATCATTATTGAGCTTAAGAGACACATTACTCGCCCTTCAGAACTAAACGAAAATGAAGCTAAATATTTAGGTATATGGATTCAAAAAATTAGTGCCGCTTTAGAAAATATTTTAAACGCCGAGCATGTTTATATATTTCGCATCGGAGATAAAACACCACACCTGCATTTTCATATTGTTCCCCGTTATGCCAACACTCCAAAAGAAGTCTGGGGAACTGGAATATACGAATGGCCGATGGCTCGGCGAGCGCAAACACGTGAACTTATCGAAATTTCTGATGGGCTTCGAAAATTTCTCTGTCATTAA
- a CDS encoding DUF2779 domain-containing protein yields the protein MNYPKSKTLSKSRIMRGLQCEKSLYLTVFKPELEAKADAATQARFDEGNKIGVFAQKKFPDGVLIDAEYWDTDKSIYLTQEAIKAGKNTLFEATFKFENFTARIDILTRKNANSPWHVIEVKSSTKVKDEHITDVAIQSWVLRNAGFKADKFSLMHIDNACIAPDLDKLFNIENITKPVELAIYNIEKTITPLKQIIENAIEPKKEIGPHCYSPYECPFVSECWKHIPTPSVFDIPAIGQRAWEFYSKGIFEIDKLKLSDFKNKQQKAVEVLQTKKRWVDVQNIKTSLKEWEYPLYFLDFETIGSALPLYDGTSPYQQVPFQFSCHILTTDNKLTHFEYLHKDSSDPRDEFAKALVNGVGEKGSIVAYNKAFEAGVMRDLADDFPKYSKALEDFASRLVDPLPIFRNSVYDPAFLGSFGIKSVAPAIIGEKLSYKNLEVQHGEQAQQAFMKMAFGTLKQEEKEKLYHSLVAYCRQDTLAMVELVQWLSKIN from the coding sequence ATGAATTACCCCAAATCAAAGACCTTATCTAAGTCTCGAATTATGCGCGGCCTTCAATGCGAGAAGAGTCTGTACCTCACCGTCTTTAAACCAGAACTTGAAGCAAAAGCAGATGCAGCAACGCAAGCCCGTTTTGACGAAGGTAATAAAATCGGAGTATTTGCACAAAAAAAATTTCCCGATGGAGTATTAATTGACGCTGAATATTGGGACACAGATAAATCCATCTACCTTACTCAAGAAGCAATTAAAGCTGGTAAAAATACACTTTTTGAAGCGACATTTAAATTTGAAAACTTCACTGCCCGCATCGATATTCTCACGCGCAAAAATGCAAATTCACCTTGGCATGTGATCGAAGTTAAAAGCTCAACAAAAGTTAAAGATGAACATATTACCGATGTAGCTATTCAAAGTTGGGTTTTAAGAAATGCTGGCTTTAAGGCAGATAAGTTTTCACTCATGCATATTGATAATGCATGCATTGCGCCTGATTTAGATAAACTTTTTAATATTGAAAACATCACAAAACCTGTTGAACTTGCAATTTACAATATTGAGAAAACAATCACGCCTCTCAAACAAATCATCGAAAATGCTATTGAACCAAAAAAAGAAATAGGCCCCCATTGTTATTCTCCCTACGAATGCCCATTTGTCAGTGAATGCTGGAAGCACATCCCAACACCAAGTGTGTTTGATATTCCCGCCATTGGGCAACGAGCGTGGGAGTTTTACTCAAAAGGAATTTTTGAAATCGACAAACTAAAACTTTCAGACTTTAAAAACAAACAACAAAAAGCTGTTGAAGTTTTGCAAACTAAAAAACGTTGGGTTGATGTTCAAAATATCAAAACTTCACTTAAAGAATGGGAATACCCACTTTATTTCTTAGATTTTGAAACCATTGGCAGCGCTTTACCACTCTATGATGGCACGAGCCCCTACCAACAAGTTCCTTTTCAGTTTAGCTGCCATATATTGACCACTGATAACAAACTCACCCACTTTGAATACTTACACAAAGACTCATCAGACCCACGCGACGAATTTGCAAAAGCTTTAGTCAATGGTGTTGGTGAAAAAGGAAGTATCGTTGCCTACAACAAGGCCTTTGAAGCAGGTGTGATGAGAGATTTAGCGGACGATTTTCCAAAATATTCTAAAGCACTTGAAGATTTTGCCTCACGTCTGGTTGATCCGCTACCGATTTTTAGAAACTCAGTTTATGATCCTGCTTTTTTAGGAAGCTTTGGAATCAAAAGTGTAGCTCCTGCTATTATAGGTGAAAAACTCAGTTACAAAAATCTTGAGGTTCAACATGGCGAACAAGCACAACAAGCGTTTATGAAAATGGCTTTTGGAACACTAAAACAAGAAGAAAAAGAAAAGCTCTACCATTCCCTTGTCGCTTACTGCAGACAAGATACGCTGGCGATGGTGGAGCTTGTTCAATGGCTAAGTAAAATTAATTAA
- a CDS encoding cysteine-rich CWC family protein translates to MNICERCGQKFGCGIKTGSCWCQKTASLVPIPKQYKDCLCSPCLETFTKSSAAAVGIGGLIEGEDFYYENGLMVFTQSYHLKKGECCKNDCRHCPY, encoded by the coding sequence ATGAATATCTGTGAACGTTGCGGTCAGAAATTTGGATGCGGAATAAAAACGGGGAGCTGTTGGTGTCAGAAAACAGCCTCTCTTGTACCAATTCCAAAACAATATAAAGATTGTCTGTGTTCCCCTTGCCTTGAGACTTTTACAAAATCTTCAGCAGCTGCAGTAGGCATTGGAGGGCTCATCGAGGGTGAAGATTTTTATTACGAAAATGGCCTCATGGTTTTTACCCAAAGCTATCATCTAAAAAAGGGTGAATGTTGCAAGAATGATTGTCGGCATTGCCCGTATTGA
- a CDS encoding dual specificity protein phosphatase family protein, translating to MIHSKWIAFCFIALGLNSTANANNLHLIDSNPTTGFAIYRTSRPSEKDMKEFCKLGIQEMTVLSGTAEKYEFKHQGACPTLKVVYNESQSAKIPMSESFLRDFDNWVKDAQAQGKKIAFRCSCGCHRTGRLAAYYQMKYQGLSVKEATDVMYDLGKWMFLHRQLKPQVQALNDYIHGRPCSVKEKHCVVKK from the coding sequence ATGATTCATTCTAAGTGGATTGCTTTTTGTTTTATTGCATTAGGATTAAACTCAACAGCGAATGCTAACAATTTACATTTAATAGATTCAAATCCAACAACTGGCTTTGCAATATATCGAACCAGTCGACCTAGCGAAAAAGACATGAAAGAATTTTGTAAACTTGGAATTCAAGAAATGACAGTTCTTTCTGGAACAGCAGAAAAATATGAATTTAAACATCAAGGTGCTTGCCCAACACTCAAGGTTGTCTACAATGAAAGCCAATCAGCTAAAATTCCGATGAGTGAGAGTTTTTTGCGCGACTTTGATAATTGGGTAAAAGATGCACAAGCCCAAGGCAAAAAGATTGCCTTTCGTTGCAGTTGTGGATGCCACCGCACAGGTCGACTAGCTGCATATTACCAAATGAAATATCAGGGCCTAAGTGTTAAAGAGGCCACCGATGTTATGTATGATCTTGGAAAATGGATGTTTTTGCACCGACAACTTAAGCCTCAAGTACAAGCGCTCAATGACTATATCCATGGACGACCTTGCTCAGTAAAAGAAAAACACTGCGTTGTAAAAAAATAA
- a CDS encoding c-type cytochrome domain-containing protein: MRNILFCIILVSATFAASCTFKEYKNHVPEQIKSQGGLQPTFASVQKHIIQSKCMSCHSGASAPHGIDVSSYDKIMNNAVFPPLVIPGNPESSSLYTAAASGRMPKGAAPLQEMELKALYGWIKNGAKEFEDQPQVSPTPAPTEPPDDNEPCDPERPSGEPGDSPCSTPGN; encoded by the coding sequence TTGAGAAATATTTTATTTTGTATAATCTTAGTCAGCGCTACTTTTGCTGCGAGTTGTACTTTCAAAGAATATAAAAACCATGTTCCTGAACAAATCAAGTCTCAGGGTGGACTCCAGCCGACATTCGCGTCAGTTCAAAAACATATTATTCAATCTAAATGCATGAGTTGTCATTCTGGGGCTTCGGCTCCTCATGGTATTGATGTTTCTTCATATGATAAAATCATGAATAATGCCGTCTTCCCTCCCCTTGTGATTCCTGGAAATCCTGAAAGCAGTAGCCTCTATACGGCTGCAGCTTCTGGCCGCATGCCAAAGGGTGCTGCACCACTTCAAGAAATGGAATTAAAAGCTCTTTACGGTTGGATTAAAAACGGTGCAAAAGAATTTGAAGATCAACCCCAAGTTTCGCCAACACCAGCACCTACTGAGCCACCTGACGATAATGAACCTTGTGACCCCGAGCGCCCAAGTGGTGAGCCAGGTGATTCACCTTGCTCTACACCTGGGAATTAA
- a CDS encoding ankyrin repeat domain-containing protein, with the protein MRMLKIILLSSFAITQISSAEEIKCTVITGDVPEITTTLTIKPKFPPFSGGRAYLYANVENNSEDPSDKLKDEYMVERVRKADYTLYRDQTIGILLQLTIPSKIENPQEFMGNLILYQQPPNRPQGYGLERRYENMTCSFDGEFFPKVAPCPKPEALYTDWSAATIQGTPKDIERLLRCGADVNYKDKFGCSAFLRVSDTGCGNQFSGPRGSLFLTDIIKLLIEEGANLEDRDPISKRTPLLNFVYSNSVTEVNALRDAKPNINAQGKDGNTALIYAAQSRNELMVRTILRMNPQLDLKNNQGLTAYTMAEKKGYAELLELLTPVAAVETITGNADGTCSPTMVHIYKDKTVEIVLSGRADKMFMLTAPDLGIELMTMGSAPVKQKITPLKTGTFPFSCGIHGAPQQTQGSFMVM; encoded by the coding sequence ATGAGAATGCTGAAAATTATTTTGTTAAGTTCTTTTGCGATTACGCAAATTTCTTCTGCAGAAGAAATAAAATGTACGGTTATTACTGGCGATGTCCCAGAGATTACAACTACTCTGACGATTAAACCAAAATTCCCACCTTTCTCTGGTGGACGCGCATATCTCTATGCCAATGTAGAAAATAATAGTGAAGATCCATCTGATAAACTCAAAGACGAGTACATGGTTGAACGTGTTCGTAAGGCCGACTATACTCTCTATAGAGACCAAACAATTGGTATACTCTTGCAACTCACTATTCCTAGTAAGATTGAGAATCCACAAGAATTCATGGGTAATTTAATTCTATATCAACAACCTCCTAATAGACCTCAAGGTTATGGTTTAGAGCGTCGCTATGAAAACATGACCTGTTCATTTGACGGAGAATTTTTTCCCAAAGTAGCTCCTTGTCCAAAACCGGAAGCTCTTTACACCGACTGGTCAGCCGCAACAATTCAAGGCACTCCAAAAGATATCGAGCGACTTCTGCGGTGTGGCGCAGATGTAAATTACAAAGATAAATTTGGTTGTTCAGCCTTTTTACGCGTGAGTGATACGGGCTGTGGAAATCAATTCAGCGGACCTCGCGGTTCACTTTTTCTAACAGATATCATCAAGCTTCTTATCGAAGAAGGTGCAAATCTTGAAGATAGAGATCCTATTTCAAAACGAACACCATTACTTAACTTCGTCTATTCTAATAGTGTTACTGAGGTAAATGCACTTCGAGATGCAAAGCCAAATATCAATGCCCAAGGCAAAGACGGAAACACCGCTCTCATTTATGCAGCTCAATCTCGTAATGAGCTCATGGTAAGAACAATTCTCCGAATGAACCCGCAATTAGATTTAAAAAATAATCAGGGGCTCACGGCTTATACAATGGCCGAAAAAAAGGGATACGCTGAACTCTTAGAACTTCTCACTCCAGTCGCAGCTGTTGAAACAATCACAGGAAATGCTGATGGAACATGCTCCCCCACTATGGTTCATATATACAAAGACAAAACAGTAGAGATTGTATTGTCTGGCCGCGCAGATAAAATGTTTATGCTCACCGCACCTGATCTGGGTATTGAGTTAATGACGATGGGCAGCGCACCTGTAAAACAAAAAATCACACCGCTAAAAACTGGAACCTTTCCCTTTAGTTGTGGAATACATGGAGCTCCCCAACAAACTCAAGGTAGTTTCATGGTCATGTAA
- a CDS encoding heavy-metal-associated domain-containing protein, which yields MKFFILITTLILNAQVSFAEGKIATEAKIEVNGMVCGFCAQGITKKFKAEREVATVDVKLEEKAVTLKFKEGEELSNEKITQTLKDAGYTVEKIERK from the coding sequence ATGAAATTTTTTATTCTTATAACCACTCTAATTTTGAATGCTCAAGTATCATTTGCTGAAGGCAAAATAGCAACAGAAGCTAAAATTGAAGTGAATGGTATGGTTTGCGGTTTTTGCGCTCAAGGAATTACAAAGAAATTCAAAGCCGAACGCGAGGTTGCCACTGTTGATGTGAAGCTTGAAGAAAAAGCGGTCACTTTGAAATTTAAAGAAGGCGAAGAATTGAGTAATGAGAAGATCACTCAAACATTAAAAGACGCCGGTTACACCGTTGAGAAAATAGAGAGAAAGTGA
- a CDS encoding sigma-70 family RNA polymerase sigma factor, translating to MEAYQAGEAAAFNELYERYSGKIYSYLSSRLFNRTDRDEVFQSAFLKLHKSRHLYTPQFLFAPWLFTICKTTLIDYLRLKKPEVEMNEVHLDNLASASGAEAALSVSDALSTLSEPQRKALALRYQDGLDFPEIADRMKTSSVNVRQIISRAVRKIRGNK from the coding sequence ATGGAAGCCTACCAAGCCGGGGAAGCGGCTGCATTTAATGAATTATATGAACGTTATTCAGGAAAGATTTATTCTTATCTTTCTTCGAGGCTCTTTAATAGGACTGACCGTGACGAGGTATTTCAATCTGCTTTTTTGAAACTTCATAAGTCTAGACATTTATACACGCCGCAGTTTTTGTTTGCTCCGTGGCTATTTACGATTTGTAAAACCACATTGATTGATTATTTGAGATTAAAAAAGCCAGAAGTCGAAATGAATGAAGTTCACTTAGATAATCTCGCAAGCGCTTCGGGCGCTGAAGCTGCACTTTCGGTTTCTGATGCACTTTCAACTCTTTCTGAGCCACAGAGAAAGGCACTTGCACTGAGATATCAAGATGGTCTTGATTTTCCAGAAATTGCCGATCGAATGAAGACTTCATCTGTAAATGTGCGCCAAATAATCAGTCGAGCTGTTAGAAAAATTCGAGGGAATAAATGA
- a CDS encoding mechanosensitive ion channel, giving the protein MNKFSQILNYPIIVLGTSTITLYGILLTLGFVLGFIYVSSKIKGWLIEAISKRHGIDISNWRAVITLSYYAILGIGLAVILQTTGLDLRLFTVLTGAIGIGVGFGMQSIFSNFISGIIILLEKPLKLGDRVEVGTVTGNVQKISVRATTIITNENYSIIVPNSDFISKQLINWSHSGKDVRVTISVNVSYDSDPLIIERLLLAVADNEPGILKTPAPEVRLAEFTENGMRFTLLVWTQEYSDRTNSLKSLLNLSVLKSFRANKILMPFAQKDRATHNVSELEASL; this is encoded by the coding sequence ATGAACAAATTTAGCCAAATCTTAAATTATCCAATAATTGTTTTAGGTACTAGCACCATAACTTTATATGGAATTCTTTTAACTCTTGGTTTTGTGCTGGGATTTATTTATGTGAGCTCAAAAATTAAAGGCTGGTTAATCGAAGCCATTTCTAAAAGACATGGAATCGACATTAGTAATTGGCGTGCGGTAATTACATTAAGCTACTATGCAATTTTGGGAATCGGATTAGCTGTAATTTTGCAAACCACTGGTCTTGACCTAAGACTTTTCACAGTACTTACAGGAGCTATCGGTATTGGTGTTGGTTTTGGCATGCAGTCTATTTTTAGTAATTTTATTAGTGGAATTATTATTCTCTTAGAAAAGCCACTTAAGCTTGGCGATCGAGTTGAAGTCGGAACTGTTACAGGTAATGTGCAAAAAATTTCAGTACGCGCGACCACTATTATTACTAATGAAAATTATTCTATTATTGTTCCCAATTCAGATTTTATTTCTAAACAGCTGATTAACTGGAGTCATTCCGGTAAAGACGTTCGTGTAACCATTTCTGTAAACGTATCTTATGACTCTGATCCATTAATTATTGAAAGACTTCTTCTTGCAGTTGCCGATAATGAACCTGGTATATTAAAAACTCCAGCTCCAGAAGTTCGTCTCGCAGAGTTTACAGAGAATGGAATGCGATTTACTCTATTAGTGTGGACCCAAGAATATAGTGACCGTACTAATTCGCTTAAAAGTTTGCTTAACCTCAGTGTTCTTAAATCATTTAGAGCAAATAAAATATTAATGCCTTTTGCTCAAAAAGATCGAGCAACTCACAATGTCTCTGAATTAGAGGCGTCACTTTAA
- a CDS encoding OmpA family protein: MIKINKVVLAFVSVLCLLTFMACSTGGKKANIPSNADPKEEISKLEVDIRTAISKNVDVLAPDEFENCNEWLSEARSDFAAKKNQEEILEDLRKSRGFLEQAYATSVNRESKAPGLFVARQAALSAGASSQPTLEKELKSVDSEVSSNASELENLKTDEIVKLQDQYINLERRAVILTQLGSAQAKINGARKDRAEKRAPLTLKKADLSLKNSESVISTNVRNPQGFQVSVAEANRDAAMLSDVMNTIKENGKSLSEAAAIKMVNQNNLISAMNTEKTNTANKTAADAATLATKTAADAENLANTNAADAENLANINAAAAASQDEKNSQLNSEIQGKDKDLTTANDKVEIQRVIEQARSEFKPDEAEAFQQGGKLVIRMKNVNFDSGRSDLPGASLLGLAKVSNIAKTLNASVIEVQGHTDSVGGESTNKAISEARASSVASYFKSNGFNEINVLSAGYGFSKPIATNKSKLGRAQNRRVDIIITPKTTEPTSL, from the coding sequence ATGATTAAAATAAATAAAGTTGTTTTAGCGTTTGTGTCTGTTCTTTGTCTTTTAACCTTCATGGCTTGTTCTACAGGCGGGAAAAAAGCAAATATTCCAAGCAATGCTGATCCTAAAGAAGAAATATCAAAACTTGAAGTAGATATTCGTACAGCGATCTCAAAAAATGTTGATGTACTAGCTCCTGATGAATTCGAAAATTGTAATGAATGGCTCTCAGAAGCTCGGTCAGATTTCGCTGCAAAAAAGAACCAAGAAGAAATTCTAGAAGATTTAAGAAAAAGTCGGGGTTTTTTAGAACAAGCCTACGCAACATCTGTAAATCGCGAGTCAAAAGCTCCTGGTCTTTTTGTTGCTCGCCAAGCTGCTCTATCTGCAGGTGCGAGTTCACAGCCCACTTTAGAGAAAGAACTAAAGAGTGTTGATTCTGAAGTCAGCTCTAATGCTTCAGAGTTAGAAAATCTCAAAACTGATGAAATTGTAAAACTACAAGATCAATACATTAATCTTGAAAGACGTGCGGTTATTCTGACTCAATTAGGTTCGGCGCAAGCAAAAATCAATGGCGCCCGAAAGGATCGTGCAGAAAAGCGCGCCCCCTTAACTTTGAAAAAAGCGGATTTGTCTTTAAAAAATTCAGAATCTGTTATTTCAACAAATGTGCGAAATCCACAGGGGTTTCAAGTTTCAGTAGCTGAAGCAAATCGCGATGCTGCTATGTTGTCAGATGTGATGAATACAATTAAAGAAAACGGCAAATCTTTGTCAGAGGCCGCAGCCATTAAAATGGTTAACCAAAATAACCTAATAAGCGCAATGAATACTGAAAAAACAAACACTGCAAATAAAACTGCAGCCGATGCTGCAACTCTTGCAACTAAAACTGCGGCAGATGCAGAGAATCTTGCGAACACCAATGCTGCAGACGCAGAGAATCTTGCAAACATCAATGCGGCAGCAGCAGCGTCACAAGATGAAAAGAACAGCCAGTTAAATTCAGAGATTCAAGGTAAGGACAAAGATCTTACAACTGCAAATGACAAAGTTGAAATTCAACGGGTCATTGAGCAAGCGCGAAGTGAATTTAAACCCGATGAAGCTGAAGCTTTTCAACAGGGTGGAAAACTTGTAATCCGAATGAAGAACGTGAATTTCGATAGCGGACGATCTGACTTACCAGGTGCTTCGCTTTTAGGGTTAGCAAAAGTTTCTAATATCGCAAAGACCTTAAATGCTTCAGTGATTGAAGTTCAAGGCCACACTGATTCAGTTGGTGGCGAATCAACAAACAAAGCTATTTCTGAAGCCAGAGCAAGTTCAGTTGCATCTTATTTTAAGTCTAACGGATTTAACGAAATTAATGTGCTATCAGCGGGCTACGGTTTTTCTAAACCTATCGCGACAAACAAATCAAAGTTAGGTCGCGCACAAAACCGTCGTGTGGATATTATTATAACTCCAAAAACGACTGAGCCAACTTCGCTTTAA
- a CDS encoding HNH endonuclease signature motif containing protein produces the protein MKKFKSNFKLLFISIVVLAIGAVFSIISCAKVPTKYTENKMEPQKASVEISNIDFKFFLWVILVFAFVWVISRIRRTSLTKHEKIKTYAGYYVRSKSGKLVHRWVAEKYLGRKLYPNEIVHHINGIRDDNSLWNLCVMDREKHEHFHAWLKWQKEKNGFYPQPNHRYFQ, from the coding sequence GTGAAGAAATTTAAATCAAATTTTAAGCTGCTTTTTATTTCCATTGTAGTTCTGGCAATCGGAGCAGTCTTTTCGATCATCAGTTGTGCGAAGGTTCCAACTAAATATACTGAGAATAAAATGGAGCCGCAAAAAGCTTCCGTCGAAATTTCAAATATTGATTTTAAGTTTTTCCTTTGGGTTATTTTGGTATTCGCGTTTGTTTGGGTTATCAGCCGTATAAGACGCACAAGCCTCACAAAGCATGAGAAAATTAAGACCTATGCTGGGTATTATGTAAGATCTAAATCAGGGAAGCTTGTGCACCGGTGGGTTGCTGAGAAATATCTCGGTCGTAAACTTTATCCCAATGAGATTGTACATCACATTAATGGGATACGAGATGATAACTCTTTGTGGAATCTTTGTGTGATGGACAGAGAGAAACATGAACATTTTCATGCTTGGCTAAAATGGCAAAAAGAAAAGAATGGGTTTTATCCACAGCCAAATCATAGATATTTTCAATAA
- a CDS encoding type I restriction enzyme HsdR N-terminal domain-containing protein: MARETKRDKLIRQMSDQVTEHLHQLKALAANTATKESDVESWCQRVLVNCLGYTATNGYMVTAQEAKGKTRPDLIVNKNNKPLFIVEIKKLGFDFEKSNYRSGLSQLGEYLNHLGIRWGILSNGFEWKLYDFSDAEIGAIEVYAFDILNGAEDIDISKKAVEELCWYLTDFHESTFDSNEWEESAKEATAFSPESLARAILSVDVVKNIAKTIRGEFELKVNVELLIETIFELVEKGLDDAVKDWNDVKRAELAKYVKSQKRAGRKQRRTATKDLTAEVPAVLQPPAASTTPLPISTVTETVALPPLPTEKKDAA; the protein is encoded by the coding sequence ATGGCACGCGAAACAAAACGGGATAAACTTATCCGTCAAATGTCTGATCAAGTAACAGAGCATTTACATCAACTCAAAGCTTTAGCTGCGAATACAGCAACTAAAGAGTCTGATGTAGAAAGCTGGTGCCAACGTGTTCTTGTAAACTGTTTAGGCTACACAGCAACCAATGGCTATATGGTAACGGCACAAGAAGCAAAAGGTAAAACACGACCTGATCTTATAGTTAATAAAAACAATAAGCCGTTATTCATTGTTGAAATCAAAAAACTTGGTTTTGATTTTGAAAAATCAAATTATAGATCTGGTCTAAGTCAACTTGGCGAATATTTGAATCATCTAGGGATTCGCTGGGGTATTCTCAGTAATGGTTTTGAATGGAAACTCTATGATTTTTCCGATGCAGAAATTGGCGCCATAGAAGTCTATGCTTTTGATATATTAAATGGAGCAGAAGATATAGATATCTCTAAAAAAGCAGTAGAAGAATTATGTTGGTATCTAACCGATTTTCACGAATCTACATTTGATTCAAATGAATGGGAAGAATCTGCAAAAGAAGCTACAGCTTTTTCTCCTGAATCACTCGCACGAGCTATTTTGTCTGTTGATGTCGTAAAGAATATAGCAAAGACTATTCGCGGTGAATTTGAATTAAAAGTTAATGTGGAACTTCTTATCGAAACAATATTCGAGCTTGTCGAAAAAGGTCTCGATGATGCAGTTAAAGATTGGAATGACGTAAAACGAGCTGAACTAGCAAAGTATGTTAAGTCACAAAAGCGTGCAGGTAGGAAACAACGCAGAACTGCAACAAAGGATTTAACAGCTGAGGTTCCAGCAGTTCTCCAGCCGCCCGCTGCTTCAACCACTCCACTACCAATATCAACTGTAACAGAAACTGTCGCACTTCCACCCTTGCCTACAGAAAAGAAAGACGCAGCATAA